In Prunus dulcis chromosome 1, ALMONDv2, whole genome shotgun sequence, the following are encoded in one genomic region:
- the LOC117615218 gene encoding stemmadenine O-acetyltransferase-like, with amino-acid sequence MMRIQVTERDCIKPSSPTPPHLRKHELSFLDQIATPIFMPMILFYTNNVKIYSDRVKQSLSEILTQYYPLAGRVIDDAYVDCNDQGVHYVQAQVNCLLSDVISQPNPNQLNKLLPYNLDNVGDLILAVQVNIFDCGGMAIGICISHKIVDAFSVVTFLNSWALVSRGDCDIKNSAVSPPLFDVATLFPPRSISGYKPSTGIIRENIVTKRFVFSASVVASLRSKYTENNSNERYPTRIEALSSFIWARFIASTQGEPNPKKIYQVLHAVNLRTRMDPPLPEYHIGNVSRFAIATLSFDRSKDTCYGLVGQMRDALKTIDSDYLSTLRDGGTHLSFLKQRVAEFMKGEVVSLNFTSLCRFPLYETDFGWGKPVWVGSASLPFKNLVVFMDTESGGGIEAWVNLKEEDMAKFQEDEQLLSCTYQAQDAKI; translated from the coding sequence ATGATGAGGATCCAAGTTACTGAGAGAGATTGCATTAAGCCTTCTTCACCAACCCCACCCCATCTCCGTAAACATgaactttcttttcttgacCAAATCGCCACCCCAATTTTCATGCCTATGATTCTTTTCTACACcaacaatgtcaaaatatATTCTGATCGGGTTAAGCAATCCTTATCGGAGATCTTGACACAATATTATCCGCTAGCTGGACGTGTTATCGACGATGCCTACGTCGATTGCAACGACCAAGGTGTACATTATGTCCAAGCCCAAGTGAACTGCTTGCTATCTGACGTGATatcccaacccaacccaaaccaACTCAACAAATTACTCCCGTACAACCTAGACAATGTGGGTGACTTGATTCTTGCTGTCCAAGTCAACATATTTGACTGTGGTGGCATGGCTATTGGAATTTGCATTTCTCACAAAATTGTCGATGCCTTCTCAGTCGTCACGTTCCTAAACAGCTGGGCCTTAGTATCTCGGGGAGATTGTGATATCAAAAACAGTGCAGTTAGCCCCCCACTTTTTGATGTGGCCACCCTCTTCCCACCCAGAAGCATATCTGGGTACAAACCAAGCACTGGGATCATCAGAGAAAACATTGTGACCAAAAGGTTTGTTTTCAGTGCTTCTGTGGTTGCTTCTCTTAGGTCAAAGTACACCGAAAATAATTCGAATGAGAGATACCCGACCCGCATTGAGGCCCTCTCATCTTTTATATGGGCCCGGTTTATAGCTTCCACCCAAGGAGAGCCCAACCCGAAAAAAATTTACCAAGTGCTTCACGCCGTCAACTTACGGACCAGGATGGACCCACCACTTCCCGAGTATCATATTGGAAACGTGAGCCGGTTTGCGATTGCGACGCTGTCGTTTGACCGGAGCAAGGACACGTGTTATGGGCTGGTTGGCCAGATGAGAGATGCCTTGAAGACGATCGACAGTGATTACCTGAGTACGCTGAGAGATGGCGGCACACACTTGAGCTTTTTGAAGCAGCGAGTAGCAGAGTTTATGAAAGGCGAAGTGGTGTCGTTGAACTTTACTAGCTTGTGCAGGTTCCCGCTTTATGAAACGGACTTTGGGTGGGGAAAGCCCGTGTGGGTCGGGTCGGCTAGCCTCCCTTTTAAGAATTTGGTTGTCTTCATGGATACCGAGTCCGGTGGTGGGATTGAAGCATGGGTTAATTTGAAGGAGGAAGACATGGCCAAGTTCCAAGAGGATGAGCAGCTGCTGTCATGTACTTATCAAGCCCAAGATGCTAAGATTTAG
- the LOC117616316 gene encoding pre-mRNA-splicing factor 38-like: MANRTDPSAKSIRGTNPQNLVEKIVRSKIYQNTYWKEQCFGLTAETLVDKAMELDHIGGTFGGNRKPTPFMCLVMKMLQIQPEKEIVIEFIKNDDYKYVRILGAFYLRLTGTDTDVYQYLEPLYNDYRKLRRKLADGNYALTHVDEVIDELLTKDYSCDIAMPRIKKRWTLEATGSLELRKSALEEDFEEEEEKEENDQLDGMDDEVHDRDYYRGRSPIRERDRDRRRDSHRYRDHDYDRDYDRDRDYDRERGHGRERDRNRDRDRDRDRYRLRDEKDLGRDRGRDRRERDRGRRRSYSRSRSRSRDREGGDNRKRHGRSSMSPRRRDGHDEHGTREESKKKKEKKEKKTDGTDHPDPEIAEANRLRASLGLKPLKM, translated from the exons ATGGCGAACCGTACAGACCCGTCGGCCAAGAGCATAAGGGGGACGAACCCGCAGAACCTGGTGGAGAAGATTGTACGGTCGAAGATATACCAGAACACGTACTGGAAGGAGCAGTGCTTCGGGTTGACGGCCGAAACCCTAGTGGACAAAGCCATGGAGCTCGACCACATCGGTGGGACCTTCGGAGGTAACCGTAAGCCCACGCCTTTCATGTGCCTCGTGATGAAGATGCTTCAGATCCAGCCGGAGAAGGAGATCGTTATTGAGTTCATAAAAAACGACGACTACAA ATATGTCCGGATACTTGGTGCATTTTATTTGCGTCTTACAGGCACGGATACTGATGTGTACCAGTACCTAGAGCCTCTGTACAATGACTATCGGAAGTTGAGGAGAAAATTGGCTGATGGGA ATTATGCCTTGACGCATGTGGATGAGGTTATTGATGAACTTCTGACAAAAGATTACTCATGTGACATTGCGATGCCACGAATTAAGAAGAG ATGGACTCTGGAAGCAACTGGTTCATTGGAACTCAGAAAAAGTGCTTTGGAGGAGGACtttgaggaggaggaagagaaagaggagaaCGATCAACTTGATGGAATGGATGATGAAGTCCATGATAGGGATTATTATCGTGGCCGAAGCCCTATAAGGGAAAGGGACAGGGATAGAAGACGCGACAGTCACAGATACAG GGACCACGATTATGACAGAGACTATGATAGGGATAGAGACTATGATAGGGAACGCGGACATGGACGAGAAAGAGACAGGAATAGAGACAGAGATAGGGATCGGGACCGTTATCGACTAAGAGATGAAAAGGATCTTGGTCGCGATAGGGGGCGGGATAGGCGAGAGAGGGATCGTGGCAGGAGGAGGAGCTATTCAAGGAGCAGAAGTCGGAGTAGGGATCGTGAGGGTGGGGATAATCGCAAAAGACATGGCCGCAGCAGCATGAGTCCCAGGAGACGGGATGGGCATGATGAGCATGGCACTCGTGAGGagtcgaagaagaagaaagaaaagaaggagaagaagactGATGGGACAGACCATCCAGATCCAGAGATTGCTGAAGCGAACAGGCTCCGTGCATCTCTTGGATTGAAACCTCTGAAGATGTGA